From a single Sorghum bicolor cultivar BTx623 chromosome 5, Sorghum_bicolor_NCBIv3, whole genome shotgun sequence genomic region:
- the LOC8055017 gene encoding bidirectional sugar transporter SWEET14: MAGLSLQHPMAFAFGLLGNIISFMTYLAPLPTFYRIYKSKSTQGFQSVPYVVALFSAMLWIYYALLKSNEFLLITINSAGCVIETLYIVMYLLYAPKKAKLFTAKILLLLNVGVFGLILLLTLLLSAGQHRVVVLGWVCVAFSVSVFVAPLSIIRQVVRTRSVEFMPFSLSLSLTVSAVVWFLYGLLIKDKYVALPNVLGFSFGVVQMGLYALYRNATPRVPPAKEVTDDDAAADGTFKLPGEHVVTIAKLTAVPAVSPQLQEEAKPADNGTTPAPAPANDVQLNAEQV, from the exons ATGGCTGGCCTGTCTCTACAGCATCCCATGGCCTTCGCCTTCGGCCTCCTCG GCAACATCATCTCCTTCATGACCTACCTGGCACCACT GCCGACGTTCTACCGGATCTACAAGAGCAAGTCGACGCAGGGTTTCCAGTCGGTGCCGTACGTGGTGGCCCTCTTCAGCGCCATGCTGTGGATCTACTACGCGCTGCTTAAGTCCAACGAGTTCCTGCTCATCACTATCAACTCCGCCGGCTGCGTCATCGAGACCCTCTACATCGTCATGTACCTCCTCTACGCCCCCAAGAAGGCAAAG CTGTTCACGGCCAAGATCTTGCTCCTCCTGAACGTGGGCGTGTTCGGCCTCATCCTCCTCCTCACCCTGCTCCTCTCCGCCGGACAGCACCGCGTCGTCGTCCTCGGCTGGGTCTGCGTCGCCTTCTCCGTCAGCGTCTTCGTCGCGCCACTCAGCATCATC CGTCAGGTGGTGCGCACACGGAGCGTAGAGTTTATGCCCTTCTCGCTCTCGCTCTCCCTCACCGTCAGCGCCGTCGTCTGGTTCCTCTACGGCCTGCTCATCAAGGACAAATACGTTGCC CTGCCAAACGTGCTCGGCTTCAGCTTCGGTGTCGTCCAGATGGGCCTGTACGCGCTCTACCGCAACGCGACGCCCAGGGTGCCGCCGGCCAAGGAGGTGACCGACGacgacgcggcggcggacggcaCCTTCAAGCTGCCCGGCGAGCACGTGGTGACCATTGCCAAGCTGACCGCAGTACCTGCCGTGTCTCCGCAGCTCCAGGAGGAGGCCAAGCCGGCCGACAACGGCacgacgccggcgccggcgccggcaaaCGATGTCCAACTCAACGCCGAGCAAGTCTAG
- the LOC8055016 gene encoding uncharacterized protein LOC8055016 isoform X2, with the protein MPPAPTRWRRGGRSPPRLLQRALLVAAFSAAALIVLILLQHRHGPEPPNPSTAAHARDSSDELLDDSPPAERDPEASHSAGTGDGSTCATVERMGEEAAGPGRGSPEQASLRVREMIRRHFELHERVRTLPAHEFCKQGFVLGKASEAGFGNEMYKILTAGALSVMLNRSLIIGQTRGLYPFGEYISYTNQSFTIHEIKHLWRKHHCARTYGRDLNIRVDIFENPAETNVLCSDWNNWKDPIIWFDGATDAVGIQFFLKNVHPRMKAAASALFGLPDSLYARPNTFGELMRAIISPSSKVQEAVDWVLKGANPDIVLHTRMMANRPVRARKAAVLCIKRALQISHIKGTPLVALVSDTPAFVKELKSDISEFAEVLYFDYKLFAKTSGLEIVGNDKPLDFRSRDWGSAPRWVAFVDFFVAAQARYAVVTGAHRRVGTTYAQLIAALAAANRHGREPSGANFTFLSSVHSNLLVEGLSTQVGWGHIWNRYAGPLSCRHQPHQCALTPFLPPAWWDGQWQSPIPRDVRRLLEYGVRLSNTGEVDKRHLVSHCRSRKDHVKRYHVLPPYKNPARS; encoded by the exons ATGCCGCCGGCACCCACGCGATGGCGGCGCGGGGGTCGCTCGCCGCCGCGTCTCCTCCAGCGAGCCCTCCTTGTGGCAGCCTTCTCCGCTGCGGCTCTCATCGTCCTCATACTACTCCAGCACCGCCACGGCCCTGAACCCCCAAACCCTTCCACCGCGGCCCACGCCCGCGACTCCTCGGACGAGCTCCTCGACGACTCGCCTCCCGCGGAGCGGGATCCGGAGGCCAGTCACTCGGCGGGCACCGGTGACGGTTCCACGTGCGCGACGGTGGAGAGGATGGGGGAGGAGGCCGCGGGCCCTGGGCGGGGCTCTCCGGAGCAGGCCAGCCTGCGGGTCCGCGAGATGATCCGGCGCCACTTCGAGCTCCACG AAAGAGTGAGAACGCTTCCTGCCCATGAATTCTGCAAACAAGGCTTTGTGTTGGGGAAAGCATCTGAAGCTGGATTTGGCAATGAAATGTACAAGATCTTAACAGCAGGAGCCTTGAGTGTCATGTTAAACCGATCTTTGATCATCGGGCAAACAAG GGGACTGTATCCTTTTGGGGAGTACATCTCTTATACCAACCAGTCATTCACTATTCATGAAATCAAGCATTTGTGGAGGAAACATCACTGTGCTAGGACATATGGTAGAGATCTGAATATCAGAGTGGACATTTTTGAAAATCCAGCTGAGACGAATGTTCTGTGCAGTGACTGGAATAACTGGAAAGATCCAATTATCTG GTTTGATGGCGCAACAGATGCAGTTGGGATTCAGTTTTTTCTGAAGAATGTTCATCCTAGAATGAAGGCTGCTGCGTCGGCTCTTTTTGGATTGCCAGACTCATTGTATGCCAGGCCTAATACATTTGGTGAACTTATGCGAGCTATCATATCTCCATCCAGCAAAGTCCAAGAAGCAGTTGACTGGGTTTTGAAGGGTGCAAATCCAGATATTGTTTTGCACACACGCATGATGGCGAATAG GCCAGTCCGAGCAAGAAAAGCTGCAGTTCTTTGTATTAAGAGAGCCCTACAGATTAGCCATATCAAGGGTACACCTCTGGTGGCATTGGTCTCAGACACACCAGCATTTGTGAAGGAGTTAAAGTCAGACATCAGTGAGTTTGCAGAG GTACTTTATTTTGATTACAAGTTGTTTGCCAAGACTTCTGGTCTGGAGATAGTTGGAAATGATAAG CCTTTGGATTTTCGTTCAAGAGACTGGGGATCAGCTCCAAGGTGGGTGGCGTTTGTTGATTTCTTTGTAGCTGCACAGGCCAGATATGCAGTTGTCACTGGAGCACATCGTCGTGTGGGGACCACCTATGCACAGCTCATTGCAGCATTGGCTGCGGCAAACAGACATG GTCGAGAGCCTTCAGGCGCCAACTTCACGTTCCTAAGCAGCGTCCACAGTAACTTGCTGGTGGAGGGGCTCTCAACGCAGGTTGGATGGGGCCATATCTGGAACAGATATGCTGGTCCTCTAAGCTGTCGACACCAGCCGCACCAATGCGCCTTGACCCCGTTCCTCCCGCCTGCTTGGTGGGACGGTCAGTGGCAAAGCCCCATTCCTAGGGATGTCAGGAGGCTACTGGAGTACGGCGTCCGGTTATCAAACACTGGCGAGGTCGACAAGAGGCACCTCGTGTCGCACTGCAGGTCAAGGAAAGATCATGTAAAGAGGTACCATGTCCTTCCACCATACAAGAACCCGGCACGATCATAG
- the LOC8055016 gene encoding uncharacterized protein LOC8055016 isoform X1, with amino-acid sequence MPPAPTRWRRGGRSPPRLLQRALLVAAFSAAALIVLILLQHRHGPEPPNPSTAAHARDSSDELLDDSPPAERDPEASHSAGTGDGSTCATVERMGEEAAGPGRGSPEQASLRVREMIRRHFELHGAERVRTLPAHEFCKQGFVLGKASEAGFGNEMYKILTAGALSVMLNRSLIIGQTRGLYPFGEYISYTNQSFTIHEIKHLWRKHHCARTYGRDLNIRVDIFENPAETNVLCSDWNNWKDPIIWFDGATDAVGIQFFLKNVHPRMKAAASALFGLPDSLYARPNTFGELMRAIISPSSKVQEAVDWVLKGANPDIVLHTRMMANRPVRARKAAVLCIKRALQISHIKGTPLVALVSDTPAFVKELKSDISEFAEVLYFDYKLFAKTSGLEIVGNDKPLDFRSRDWGSAPRWVAFVDFFVAAQARYAVVTGAHRRVGTTYAQLIAALAAANRHGREPSGANFTFLSSVHSNLLVEGLSTQVGWGHIWNRYAGPLSCRHQPHQCALTPFLPPAWWDGQWQSPIPRDVRRLLEYGVRLSNTGEVDKRHLVSHCRSRKDHVKRYHVLPPYKNPARS; translated from the exons ATGCCGCCGGCACCCACGCGATGGCGGCGCGGGGGTCGCTCGCCGCCGCGTCTCCTCCAGCGAGCCCTCCTTGTGGCAGCCTTCTCCGCTGCGGCTCTCATCGTCCTCATACTACTCCAGCACCGCCACGGCCCTGAACCCCCAAACCCTTCCACCGCGGCCCACGCCCGCGACTCCTCGGACGAGCTCCTCGACGACTCGCCTCCCGCGGAGCGGGATCCGGAGGCCAGTCACTCGGCGGGCACCGGTGACGGTTCCACGTGCGCGACGGTGGAGAGGATGGGGGAGGAGGCCGCGGGCCCTGGGCGGGGCTCTCCGGAGCAGGCCAGCCTGCGGGTCCGCGAGATGATCCGGCGCCACTTCGAGCTCCACG GAGCAGAAAGAGTGAGAACGCTTCCTGCCCATGAATTCTGCAAACAAGGCTTTGTGTTGGGGAAAGCATCTGAAGCTGGATTTGGCAATGAAATGTACAAGATCTTAACAGCAGGAGCCTTGAGTGTCATGTTAAACCGATCTTTGATCATCGGGCAAACAAG GGGACTGTATCCTTTTGGGGAGTACATCTCTTATACCAACCAGTCATTCACTATTCATGAAATCAAGCATTTGTGGAGGAAACATCACTGTGCTAGGACATATGGTAGAGATCTGAATATCAGAGTGGACATTTTTGAAAATCCAGCTGAGACGAATGTTCTGTGCAGTGACTGGAATAACTGGAAAGATCCAATTATCTG GTTTGATGGCGCAACAGATGCAGTTGGGATTCAGTTTTTTCTGAAGAATGTTCATCCTAGAATGAAGGCTGCTGCGTCGGCTCTTTTTGGATTGCCAGACTCATTGTATGCCAGGCCTAATACATTTGGTGAACTTATGCGAGCTATCATATCTCCATCCAGCAAAGTCCAAGAAGCAGTTGACTGGGTTTTGAAGGGTGCAAATCCAGATATTGTTTTGCACACACGCATGATGGCGAATAG GCCAGTCCGAGCAAGAAAAGCTGCAGTTCTTTGTATTAAGAGAGCCCTACAGATTAGCCATATCAAGGGTACACCTCTGGTGGCATTGGTCTCAGACACACCAGCATTTGTGAAGGAGTTAAAGTCAGACATCAGTGAGTTTGCAGAG GTACTTTATTTTGATTACAAGTTGTTTGCCAAGACTTCTGGTCTGGAGATAGTTGGAAATGATAAG CCTTTGGATTTTCGTTCAAGAGACTGGGGATCAGCTCCAAGGTGGGTGGCGTTTGTTGATTTCTTTGTAGCTGCACAGGCCAGATATGCAGTTGTCACTGGAGCACATCGTCGTGTGGGGACCACCTATGCACAGCTCATTGCAGCATTGGCTGCGGCAAACAGACATG GTCGAGAGCCTTCAGGCGCCAACTTCACGTTCCTAAGCAGCGTCCACAGTAACTTGCTGGTGGAGGGGCTCTCAACGCAGGTTGGATGGGGCCATATCTGGAACAGATATGCTGGTCCTCTAAGCTGTCGACACCAGCCGCACCAATGCGCCTTGACCCCGTTCCTCCCGCCTGCTTGGTGGGACGGTCAGTGGCAAAGCCCCATTCCTAGGGATGTCAGGAGGCTACTGGAGTACGGCGTCCGGTTATCAAACACTGGCGAGGTCGACAAGAGGCACCTCGTGTCGCACTGCAGGTCAAGGAAAGATCATGTAAAGAGGTACCATGTCCTTCCACCATACAAGAACCCGGCACGATCATAG